The following coding sequences lie in one Oncorhynchus kisutch isolate 150728-3 linkage group LG17, Okis_V2, whole genome shotgun sequence genomic window:
- the LOC109907185 gene encoding protein NDRG1 isoform X1, with translation MDDIQVASKAPLLVDRELPGLREAVAQLVIKEHNVETPHGRIHCTMKGVPKGDRPVILTFHDIGLNHKTCFDSMFQHEDMQEIMQHFAVCHVDAPGQHEGASTFSTGYEYPSMDLLSESLPLVLKHFGLKSVIGMAVGAGAYILARFALDYPTLVEGLVLININPCAEGWMDWATNKVTPLPDMLIGHLFGKEEISNNHDLIATYRHHIMNDMNQYNLQHFVKAYNSRRDLEIERPIPGGKVTVRTLTCPSLLVVGDSSPAVDAVVECNTKLDPTKTTLLKMADCGGLPMVDQPAKLTEAFKYFIQGMGYMPAASMTRLVRSRTASGSSIHSMEGNRSRSHTNEGNRSRSHTNEGNRSRSHTNEKRGRSHTDSMEGTANSSAALKSTEVSC, from the exons ATGGATGATATCCAGGTTGCATCAAAAGCACCCCTGCTTGTTGACAGGGAATTGCCA GGGTTGAGAGAGGCTGTAGCACAACTCGTGATAAAG GAGCACAATGTAGAGACTCCCCATGGAAGGATCCACTGCACCATGAAGGGGGTGCCCAAAGGAGACCGCCCCGTCATCCTCACCTTCCATGACATTGGACTGAACC ACAAGACGTGCTTTGACTCCATGTTCCAGCATGAGGACATGCAGGAGATCATGCAGCACTTTGCTGTGTGCCATGTCGATGCCCCTGGACAGCACGAGGGGGCCAGCACCTTCTCTACCGG GTACGAGTACCCCTCCATGGATCTGCTGTCTGAGTCTCTCCCCCTGGTCCTCAAGCATTTTGG TCTGAAGAGCGTCATTGGAATGGCCGTCGGAGCTGGAGCCTACATCCTTGCAAGATTCGCT CTGGACTACCCCACGTTGGTGGAAGGCCTGGTTCTGATTAATATCAACCCCTGTGCTGAGGGGTGGATGGACTGGGCTACAAACAAG GTCACTCCTTTGCCTGACATGCTCATCGGCCATCTCTTCGGAAAG GAGGAAATTTCCAACAACCATGACCTTATCGCCACCTACCGCCATCACATCATGAATGACATGAACCAGTACAACCTTCAACACTTTGTTAAAGCTTACAACAG CCGGCGGGATCTGGAGATTGAGAGGCCCATTCCTGGTGGAAAAGTCACCGTCAGAACCCTGAC GTGTCCTTCTCTGTTGGTGGTAGGAGACAGCTCTCCGGCCGTTGACGCTGTG GTGGAGTGCAATACTAAGCTGGACCCGACAAAGACCACATTGCTGAAG aTGGCTGATTGTGGAGGCCTGCCCATGGTTGACCAG CCTGCAAAGCTGACAGAGGCCTTCAAGTACTTCATTCAGGGAATGGGCTACA tgCCTGCTGCCAGCATGACTAGACTGGTCCGCTCTCGCACGGCGTCCGGATCCAGCATCCACTCCATGGAAGGCAACAGGAGCCGGTCTCACACCAACGAGGGAAACCGAAGCCGGTCTCACACCAACGAGGGAAACCGAAGCCGGTCTCACACCAACGAGAAGCGTGGCCGCTCCCACACAGACAGTATGGAAGGCACAGCAAACAGCAGCGCCGCTCTCAAGTCCACCGAAGTGTCCTGCTAG
- the LOC109907185 gene encoding protein NDRG1 isoform X2 → MVLEGDSDMECVMAEIETSEHNVETPHGRIHCTMKGVPKGDRPVILTFHDIGLNHKTCFDSMFQHEDMQEIMQHFAVCHVDAPGQHEGASTFSTGYEYPSMDLLSESLPLVLKHFGLKSVIGMAVGAGAYILARFALDYPTLVEGLVLININPCAEGWMDWATNKVTPLPDMLIGHLFGKEEISNNHDLIATYRHHIMNDMNQYNLQHFVKAYNSRRDLEIERPIPGGKVTVRTLTCPSLLVVGDSSPAVDAVVECNTKLDPTKTTLLKMADCGGLPMVDQPAKLTEAFKYFIQGMGYMPAASMTRLVRSRTASGSSIHSMEGNRSRSHTNEGNRSRSHTNEGNRSRSHTNEKRGRSHTDSMEGTANSSAALKSTEVSC, encoded by the exons ATGGTTCTTGAGGGGGATTCGGACATGGAGTGTGTTATGGCTGAGATTGAAACCTCT GAGCACAATGTAGAGACTCCCCATGGAAGGATCCACTGCACCATGAAGGGGGTGCCCAAAGGAGACCGCCCCGTCATCCTCACCTTCCATGACATTGGACTGAACC ACAAGACGTGCTTTGACTCCATGTTCCAGCATGAGGACATGCAGGAGATCATGCAGCACTTTGCTGTGTGCCATGTCGATGCCCCTGGACAGCACGAGGGGGCCAGCACCTTCTCTACCGG GTACGAGTACCCCTCCATGGATCTGCTGTCTGAGTCTCTCCCCCTGGTCCTCAAGCATTTTGG TCTGAAGAGCGTCATTGGAATGGCCGTCGGAGCTGGAGCCTACATCCTTGCAAGATTCGCT CTGGACTACCCCACGTTGGTGGAAGGCCTGGTTCTGATTAATATCAACCCCTGTGCTGAGGGGTGGATGGACTGGGCTACAAACAAG GTCACTCCTTTGCCTGACATGCTCATCGGCCATCTCTTCGGAAAG GAGGAAATTTCCAACAACCATGACCTTATCGCCACCTACCGCCATCACATCATGAATGACATGAACCAGTACAACCTTCAACACTTTGTTAAAGCTTACAACAG CCGGCGGGATCTGGAGATTGAGAGGCCCATTCCTGGTGGAAAAGTCACCGTCAGAACCCTGAC GTGTCCTTCTCTGTTGGTGGTAGGAGACAGCTCTCCGGCCGTTGACGCTGTG GTGGAGTGCAATACTAAGCTGGACCCGACAAAGACCACATTGCTGAAG aTGGCTGATTGTGGAGGCCTGCCCATGGTTGACCAG CCTGCAAAGCTGACAGAGGCCTTCAAGTACTTCATTCAGGGAATGGGCTACA tgCCTGCTGCCAGCATGACTAGACTGGTCCGCTCTCGCACGGCGTCCGGATCCAGCATCCACTCCATGGAAGGCAACAGGAGCCGGTCTCACACCAACGAGGGAAACCGAAGCCGGTCTCACACCAACGAGGGAAACCGAAGCCGGTCTCACACCAACGAGAAGCGTGGCCGCTCCCACACAGACAGTATGGAAGGCACAGCAAACAGCAGCGCCGCTCTCAAGTCCACCGAAGTGTCCTGCTAG